One genomic segment of Desulfocapsa sulfexigens DSM 10523 includes these proteins:
- a CDS encoding amphi-Trp domain-containing protein, whose product MGREKLLFKSEEKKNSAEIVAFLRNIADKIEQDGSMTLLQGEDRVVLDFPSSMTMEIKVEDEEKRRKGTKRTFEIELEWYPDSDYKQRSVVIE is encoded by the coding sequence ATGGGACGTGAGAAACTGCTGTTTAAAAGTGAAGAGAAGAAGAATAGTGCTGAAATCGTGGCATTTTTACGCAACATTGCCGATAAGATCGAACAGGATGGAAGTATGACCTTGCTGCAGGGTGAAGACAGGGTTGTCCTTGATTTTCCGAGCAGTATGACCATGGAAATCAAGGTCGAAGATGAAGAAAAAAGACGCAAGGGCACTAAGCGCACATTTGAAATTGAACTCGAGTGGTACCCCGACTCTGACTACAAACAAAGAAGCGTAGTCATAGAATAA